Proteins co-encoded in one Clarias gariepinus isolate MV-2021 ecotype Netherlands chromosome 13, CGAR_prim_01v2, whole genome shotgun sequence genomic window:
- the ism2a gene encoding isthmin-2 isoform X2 encodes MRTRRGVLPSVALFTLFLVSVDGFPSRKQKINDPKPRGIENTAITAGDQDRSVDSRATLEDLQEQNQLSRSRSPPRRHKRRWQQYRSEGVLPKPAPEEQEPFILDLKNFPDLANADLGSQNPNIQVTIEVVDDPQMEVEMDLAKEGRNDWPLNSEEWLGHQKLFWPLFWEYHDSSEENAGQASLEENGDDLSYGGEDSVLSGVGRDWDTPWTGWDSYEDEEEEWSDWSPCSATCGHGTQKRVRSCGYACTATESRTCELQRCPDDLNAVTELVPHEMMNGTDAFDTDVDSCEKWLNCKNDFLQKYLHQVLTELPSCPCVYPSEVVYSSVNIFDEKLRKTYRWRDASGPKERLDIYKPSARFCVRSMLSFDSTTLAAQHCCYDDNTKLITRGKGAGAPNLISTEFSPELHYKVDVLPWILCKGDWSRFHSVRPPNNGLQCMENPQEDVYMNELEEAREY; translated from the exons ATGCGCACGCGGAGGGGAGTTTTGCCCTCTGTGGCTCTTTTTACCCTCTTTCTGGTGTCAGTGGATGGTTTCCCCAGCAGAAAGCAGAAGATCAATGACCCTAAACCCAGAGGGATAGAGAACACAGCTATTACG GCGGGAGATCAGGACCGCTCTGTAGACTCTAGAGCGACCCTGGAGGACCTTCAGGAGCAGAACCAGCTGAGCAGGAGCAGGTCACCCCCACGCCGACACAAAAGGAGATGGCAGCAGTATCGATCTGAGGGAGTTCTGCCCAAACCTGCACCCGAGGAACAGGAGCCCTTCATCTTAGACCTGAAGAACTTCCCTGACCTTGCTAATGCTGATCTGGGCTCGCAGAACCCTAATATCCAG GTCACCATCGAGGTTGTAGACGACCCTCAAATGGAGGTCGAGATGGACCTGGCGAAAGAGGGCAGGAACGACTGGCCTCTGAACTCCGAGGAATGGCTTGGTCATCAGAAACTCTTCTGGCCTCTCTTCTGGGAATACCACGACTCCAGCGAGGAGAACGCTGGCCAGGCCAGTCTAGAGGAGAACGGCGACGACCTGAGCTACGGAGGAGAAGATTCCGTGCTGAGCGGAGTGGGAAGGGACTGGGACACCCCGTGGACCGGGTGGGACAGTTATG AGGATGAAGAAGAGGAGTGGAGCGACTGGTCACCCTGCAGCGCCACCTGTGGCCACGGCACCCAGAAGAGGGTCCGATCGTGTGGGTATGCCTGCACTGCTACCGAGTCTCGCACGTGCGAACTGCAACGGTGTCCAG ATGACCTGAACGCCGTGACAGAACTCGTTCCTCATGAGATGATGAACGGCACCGATGCCTTTGATACAG ATGTGGACAGCTGTGAGAAGTGGCTCAACTGCAAGAACGACTTCCTGCAGAAGTATCTCCATCAGGTCCTGACAGAATTACCCAGCTGTCCCTGCGTCTACCCGTCCGAAGTCGTCTACAGCTCCGTCAACATCTTCGACGAGAAGTTGCGCAAGACCTACAGGTGGCGCGACGCCAGCGGACCCAAAGAGCGTCTGGATATCTACAAGCCGTCAGCGCGGTTCTGTGTGCGCTCCATGTTGTCGTTCGACAGCACCACGCTCGCCGCCCAGCACTGCTGTTACGACGATAACACGAAGCTGATCACAAGGGGCAAAGGTGCCGGTGCGCCAAACCTTATCAGCACCGAATTCTCTCCGGAGCTCCATTACAAGGTGGACGTGCTTCCGTGGATCCTGTGCAAAGGAGACTGGAGCCGCTTCCACTCTGTACGTCCGCCCAACAATGGACTGCAGTGTATGGAGAACCCTCAGGAAGACGTCTATATGAACGAACTGGAAGAGGCTCGAGAGTACTGA
- the ism2a gene encoding isthmin-2 isoform X1 — MRTRRGVLPSVALFTLFLVSVDGFPSRKQKINDPKPRGIENTAITQAGDQDRSVDSRATLEDLQEQNQLSRSRSPPRRHKRRWQQYRSEGVLPKPAPEEQEPFILDLKNFPDLANADLGSQNPNIQVTIEVVDDPQMEVEMDLAKEGRNDWPLNSEEWLGHQKLFWPLFWEYHDSSEENAGQASLEENGDDLSYGGEDSVLSGVGRDWDTPWTGWDSYEDEEEEWSDWSPCSATCGHGTQKRVRSCGYACTATESRTCELQRCPDDLNAVTELVPHEMMNGTDAFDTDVDSCEKWLNCKNDFLQKYLHQVLTELPSCPCVYPSEVVYSSVNIFDEKLRKTYRWRDASGPKERLDIYKPSARFCVRSMLSFDSTTLAAQHCCYDDNTKLITRGKGAGAPNLISTEFSPELHYKVDVLPWILCKGDWSRFHSVRPPNNGLQCMENPQEDVYMNELEEAREY, encoded by the exons ATGCGCACGCGGAGGGGAGTTTTGCCCTCTGTGGCTCTTTTTACCCTCTTTCTGGTGTCAGTGGATGGTTTCCCCAGCAGAAAGCAGAAGATCAATGACCCTAAACCCAGAGGGATAGAGAACACAGCTATTACG CAGGCGGGAGATCAGGACCGCTCTGTAGACTCTAGAGCGACCCTGGAGGACCTTCAGGAGCAGAACCAGCTGAGCAGGAGCAGGTCACCCCCACGCCGACACAAAAGGAGATGGCAGCAGTATCGATCTGAGGGAGTTCTGCCCAAACCTGCACCCGAGGAACAGGAGCCCTTCATCTTAGACCTGAAGAACTTCCCTGACCTTGCTAATGCTGATCTGGGCTCGCAGAACCCTAATATCCAG GTCACCATCGAGGTTGTAGACGACCCTCAAATGGAGGTCGAGATGGACCTGGCGAAAGAGGGCAGGAACGACTGGCCTCTGAACTCCGAGGAATGGCTTGGTCATCAGAAACTCTTCTGGCCTCTCTTCTGGGAATACCACGACTCCAGCGAGGAGAACGCTGGCCAGGCCAGTCTAGAGGAGAACGGCGACGACCTGAGCTACGGAGGAGAAGATTCCGTGCTGAGCGGAGTGGGAAGGGACTGGGACACCCCGTGGACCGGGTGGGACAGTTATG AGGATGAAGAAGAGGAGTGGAGCGACTGGTCACCCTGCAGCGCCACCTGTGGCCACGGCACCCAGAAGAGGGTCCGATCGTGTGGGTATGCCTGCACTGCTACCGAGTCTCGCACGTGCGAACTGCAACGGTGTCCAG ATGACCTGAACGCCGTGACAGAACTCGTTCCTCATGAGATGATGAACGGCACCGATGCCTTTGATACAG ATGTGGACAGCTGTGAGAAGTGGCTCAACTGCAAGAACGACTTCCTGCAGAAGTATCTCCATCAGGTCCTGACAGAATTACCCAGCTGTCCCTGCGTCTACCCGTCCGAAGTCGTCTACAGCTCCGTCAACATCTTCGACGAGAAGTTGCGCAAGACCTACAGGTGGCGCGACGCCAGCGGACCCAAAGAGCGTCTGGATATCTACAAGCCGTCAGCGCGGTTCTGTGTGCGCTCCATGTTGTCGTTCGACAGCACCACGCTCGCCGCCCAGCACTGCTGTTACGACGATAACACGAAGCTGATCACAAGGGGCAAAGGTGCCGGTGCGCCAAACCTTATCAGCACCGAATTCTCTCCGGAGCTCCATTACAAGGTGGACGTGCTTCCGTGGATCCTGTGCAAAGGAGACTGGAGCCGCTTCCACTCTGTACGTCCGCCCAACAATGGACTGCAGTGTATGGAGAACCCTCAGGAAGACGTCTATATGAACGAACTGGAAGAGGCTCGAGAGTACTGA